The following proteins are encoded in a genomic region of Periophthalmus magnuspinnatus isolate fPerMag1 chromosome 10, fPerMag1.2.pri, whole genome shotgun sequence:
- the LOC117378015 gene encoding protocadherin gamma-A8-like, with translation METTLGGTMRHNPLLLLCVLCLSSVFGQVSYSVPEEMPKGSVVGNIAQDLGLDLKRLKSGKARVYTGNNVEYIGLNKDRGVLFIQERIDREALCGETTPCALDFQLILENPMEMFRITVEITDINDNYPSFTNAEKRFEISESAVVGSKFILEKAVDSDIGVNSLQKYSLTPTDNFVLQLENEADGGKKVEMVLQKALDREKHAHIPLLLTASDGGEPPMSGTMQIFVTVLDVNDNAPVFSRRLYRAKILENSPKGTSIVTVSASDKDIGLNGMVSYLITPSKFRLSDIFKIDELNGVITSFGQLDYERMNSYQIDIEAVDRGGLSDSAKVMIDILDINDNKPNINIVSKSDFVLEDSPPETVIAMLSVNDPDSENSGKVECVLNHYIPFKIKSTSNGFYSLVSEMHLDREQTNQHNITVTCSDEGVPSLSSSVTLTLHISDVNDNAPVFDRSSYEAYIVENNSPGLSIFTVKATDADWNQNARVSYILEDSSVNGVPVSSYVSVSADSGVIHAVRSFDYEQIKDFQLCVKAQDGGSPPLSSNVTVKILVQDQNDNAPQVLYPVQTGGSLVAEMVPRSADVGYLVTKVVAVDVDSGQNAWLSYKLQKAADRALFEVGSQNGEIRTIRQVTDKDAVKQRLTVIVEDNGQPSRSATVIVNVAVADSFPEVLSEFTDFTHDKEYNDNLTFYLVLALAVVSFLFITCVVVIISVKIYRWRQSRILYHSNLPVIPYYPPRYSDTLGTGTLPHVYNYDTCRTTDSRKSDIKYMQPMSQSLVSVDDVGTDSAQNGHQRSANSTLVHYPVLTLSAAVDCGL, from the exons atggaaacGACTCTGGGTGGAACAATGAGACATAAcccactgctgctgctctgtGTTTTGTGCCTGAGCTCGGTGTTCGGTCAGGTCAGTTATTCCGTCCCTGAAGAAATGCCCAAAGGCTCCGTAGTTGGAAACATAGCGCAAGATTTAGGACTAGATTTGAAAAGACTAAAATCAGGAAAAGCGCGTGTATATACGGGAAACAATGTCGAATACATCGGTCTGAATAAAGACAGGGGAGTCCTGTTTATCCAGGAGAGGATAGACAGAGAGGCGCTCTGCGGAGAGACGACGCCTTGTGCGTTAGATTTTCAGTTAATTTTGGAAAATCCGATGGAAATGTTTCGAATTACAGTAGAAATCACAGATATTAACGACAACTACCCGAGTTTTACAAATGCAGAAAAACGATTTGAGATTAGCGAGTCTGCAGTAGTGGGATCTAAATTCATATTAGAAAAAGCCGTTGATTCTGATATTGGTGTAAATAGTCTCCAAAAATATTCACTTACCCCCACGGATAATTTTGTATTACAACTGGAAAACGAAGCAGACGGTGGTAAAAAAGTGGAGATGGTTTTACAAAAAGCTTTAGATCGAGAAAAACACGCTCATATTCCATTACTCTTAACCGCTTCAGACGGAGGTGAGCCGCCCATGTCGGGAACAATGCAGATATTTGTGACTGTGTTAGACGTGAATGACAACGCGCCTGTATTCTCTAGACGGCTTTACAGAGCAAAAATACTGGAGAACTCCCCTAAAGGCACTAGTATAGTCACTGTGAGCGCTTCAGATAAAGACATTGGTTTAAATGGAATGGTCTCATACCTGATTACTCCGAGCAAATTTCGCTTGAGTGATATTTTTAAAATTGATGAATTAAATGGTGTTATCACCTCATTTGGCCAACTCGATTATGAAAGGATGAATAGTTACCAGATCGACATTGAAGCGGTTGACAGAGGTGGTCTGTCAGATTCTGCAAAAGTTATGATTGACATCCTTGACATCAACGATAATAAACCAAATATAAACATAGTGTCTAAGTCGGACTTTGTTTTAGAGGACTCACCTCCAGAGACAGTGATAGCCATGTTAAGTGTAAATGATCCTGACTCAGAGAACAGTGGGAAGGTAGAGTGCGTTCTAAACCATTACattccatttaaaataaagtccACTTCAAATGGATTTTATTCTCTCGTCTCAGAGATGCATTTAGACAGAGAACAGACCAATCAGCATAATATCACAGTCACGTGTTCAGATGAGGGCGTGCCCTCTCTCTCCAGCAGCGTCACTCTCACATTACACATCTCTGACGTGAATGACAACGCGCCTGTCTTTGACAGGAGCTCGTATGAGGCCTACATTGTAGAAAACAACAGCCCGGGCCTCTCTATATTCACAGTGAAAGCCACAGACGCTGACTGGAACCAGAACGCGCGTGTCTCTTACATACTGGAGGACTCCTCTGTTAACGGAGTGCCAGTCTCCTCATATGTGTCCGTTAGTGCAGATAGTGGAGTCATCCATGCAGTGCGCTCCTTTGACTACGAGCAGATCAAGGATTTCCAGTTGTGCGTCAAAGCGCAGGACggaggctctcctcctctcagcagcAACGTGACTGTGAAAATCCTGGTTCAGGACCAGAACGACAACGCCCCTCAGGTGCTGTACCCAGTCCAGACTGGGGGCTCTCTGGTGGCTGAGATGGTGCCTCGTTCAGCAGATGTGGGCTATCTGGTCACTAAAGTGGTGGCTGTGGATGTGGACTCTGGACAGAATGCCTGGCTCTCCTATAAACTGCAGAAAGCCGCAGACAGGGCGCTGTTTGAAGTGGGCTCACAGAATGGAGAAATAAGAACTATCCGCCAAGTGACTGATAAAGACGCAGTCAAACAGAGACTGACTGTTATAGTGGAGGACAACGGGCAGCCCTCTCGTTCAGCTACAGTCATTGTTAACGTGGCGGTGGCGGACAGCTTTCCTGAAGTACTGTCTGAGTTCACTGACTTTACGCACGACAAGGAGTACAATGACAACCTGACTTTTTACTTAGTGCTGGCTCTGGCTGTAGTCTCCTTTTTGTTCATCACGTGTGTAGTGGTCATTATATCAGTGAAAATCTACAGATGGAGACAGTCTCGCATCCTGTATCACTCCAATCTGCCAGTGATCCCATATTATCCTCCACGTTACTCAGACACTCTGGGCACAGGGACCCTCCCACACGTGTACAATTATGACACGTGCAGGACCACAGACTCCAGAAAGAGTGACATTAAATACATGCAGCCGATGAGTCAAAGTTTGGTCAGTGTTGATGACGTCGGGACTGATTCTGCGCAGAATGGACATCAGAGATCAGCAAACTCTACACTG GTACATTACCCCGTTTTGACTCTGAGCGCCGCTGTTGACTGTGGACTGTAA
- the LOC117377468 gene encoding protocadherin beta-15-like: MALKKQPQNGGSRWRFFVPSIQAVSSCIFLMLFLIQVDAQIRYSIPEEMRKGSLIGNVAQDLGLDIKRLRSGRARIVTGENVQYAELKTDKGTLVVNERIDREQLCGDVTPCSFTFEILLENPMELHPVTIEVLDVNDNAPTFQSKHLDFEISESATIGSRFDLEAAGDSDVGENGLQNYVLTPNDNFVLKEQVKTDGSKYIQMVLQNALDREKQPHLNLKLVAVDGGSPQRSGTVNINIIVLDANDNAPVFNQSIYKAAITENSPKGTLIVTVNASDVDDAANGQVTYSFSKSKSSVADFFDINRDTGEIYVTKDIDYETDKKVEFRVEARDQGGLTDTCEVEIHIIDVNDNAPVISVMSFTSPVSEDVTVGTTIGIINVKDFDSGENGQVRCSVEGSAPVEIKSNVRNYYALVTNAPLDRESVSEFNLTVVVSDLGKPPLSVNKTLKLKLSDVNDNPPVFTRAKYSATIMENNSPGYSVINVVAKDADENQNARMSYILEECDIGGSPITGYISVNSENGHISAARSFDYEQTKEFVCVIKAQDGGSPPLSSNVTVKILVQDQNDNAPQVLYPVQTGGSLVAEMVPRSADVGYLVTKVVAVDVDSGQNAWLSYKLQKAADRALFEVGSQNGEIRTIRQVTDKDAVKQRLTVIVEDNGQPSRSATVIVNVAVADSFPEVLSEFTDFTHDKEYNDNLTFYLVLALAVVSFLFITCVVVIISVKIYRWRQSRILYHSNLPVIPYYPPRYSDTLGTGTLPHVYNYDTCRTTDSRKNDCKFGRAGSQNVLIMDPSSTGTMQRIQSEKSILDEPDSPLEVRNFI, translated from the coding sequence ATGGCATTGAAAAAACAACCACAGAACGGGGGATCAAGGTGGCGATTTTTCGTTCCATCTATACAGGCTGTGTCGTCGTGTATTTTCTTGATGTTATTTTTGATTCAAGTCGATGCACAGATCCGCTACTCAATCCCAGAGGAAATGAGGAAGGGCTCTCTTATTGGTAACGTCGCACAGGACTTGGGTTTGGACATAAAAAGGCTTCGTTCAGGCCGAGCTCGTATCGTGACGGGAGAAAATGTTCAGTACGCCGAGCTGAAGACAGACAAAGGGACTCTGGTGGTGAATGAGAGGATAGACAGagagcagctctgtggagacGTGACGCCCTGCAGCTTCACCTTTGAGATTTTACTGGAAAACCCGATGGAGTTACACCCCGTGACTATAGAGGTGCTGGATGTAAACGACAATGCGCCCACATTTCAGAGTAAACACTTGGATTTTGAAATAAGCGAATCAGCCACAATTGGATCGCGCTTTGATTTGGAGGCTGCAGGTGATTCTGATGTAGGAGAAAATGGATTGCAAAACTATGTATTGACTCCAAATgacaattttgttttgaaagagcAGGTTAAAACCGACGGgagtaaatatattcaaatggtGCTACAGAATGCtttagacagagagaaacagccGCACCTTAATCTCAAATTAGTGGCTGTTGATGGCGGAAGTCCACAGAGATCTGgtacagtaaatataaatataattgtcTTAGATGCCAATGACAACGCCCCTGTGTTTAATCAGAGTATTTATAAAGCTGCTATTACTGAAAATTCACCAAAGGGGACTCTTATTGTCACAGTAAATGCCAGTGATGTAGATGATGCAGCAAACGGCCAGGTGACATACTCCTTTTCAAAATCTAAATCATCGGTCGCAGATTTCTTTGATATAAATCGAGACACTGGCGAAATTTATGTGACGAAAGATATTGATTATGAAACGGACAAGAAAGTGGAGTTCAGAGTAGAGGCCAGAGACCAAGGAGGACTGACGGATACATGTGAAGTGGAAATACATATTATTGACGTAAACGACAATGCGCCTGTTATTAGCGTGATGTCATTCACTAGTCCTGTGTCAGAGGACGTGACAGTGGGCACCACCATCGGTATAATTAATGTTAAAGACTTTGATTCAGGTGAGAACGGACAGGTAAGATGTTCAGTGGAAGGAAGTGCCCCTGTTGAAATCAAATCTAATGTTAGAAATTACTACGCGCTGGTAACCAACGCACCTTTAGACAGAGAGAGTGTATCAGAATTTAACCTCACAGTAGTTGTCTCGGATCTGGGAAAGCCTCCACTCTCAGttaataaaacactgaaattaaaGCTTTCAGATGTGAATGATAACCCCCCAGTGTTCACACGTGCCAAATATAGCGCGACAATAATGGAGAATAACTCTCCTGGTTATTCTGTAATAAATGTAGTTGCAAAAGACGCGGATGAAAACCAGAACGCGCGTATGTCATATATTTTAGAGGAGTGTGACATCGGTGGATCTCCTATTACTGGTTATATCTCTGTAAATTCAGAAAACGGACATATTAGTGCAGCGCGCTCTTTTGACTATGAACAAACCAAAGAGTTTGTGTGCGTAATCAAAGCGCAGGACggaggctctcctcctctcagcagcAACGTGACTGTGAAAATCCTGGTTCAGGACCAGAACGACAACGCCCCTCAGGTGCTGTACCCAGTCCAGACTGGGGGCTCTCTGGTGGCTGAGATGGTGCCTCGTTCAGCAGATGTGGGCTATCTGGTCACTAAAGTGGTGGCTGTGGATGTGGACTCTGGACAGAATGCCTGGCTCTCCTATAAACTGCAGAAAGCCGCAGACAGGGCGCTGTTTGAAGTGGGCTCACAGAATGGAGAAATAAGAACTATCCGCCAAGTGACTGATAAAGATGCAGTGAAACAGAGACTGACTGTTATAGTGGAGGACAACGGGCAGCCCTCTCGTTCAGCTACAGTCATTGTTAACGTGGCGGTGGCGGACAGCTTTCCTGAAGTACTGTCTGAGTTCACTGACTTTACGCACGACAAGGAGTACAATGACAACCTGACTTTTTACTTAGTGCTGGCTCTGGCTGTAGTCTCCTTTCTGTTCATCACGTGTGTAGTGGTCATTATATCAGTGAAAATCTACAGATGGAGACAGTCTCGCATCCTGTATCACTCCAATCTGCCAGTGATCCCATATTATCCTCCACGTTACTCAGACACTCTGGGCACAGGGACCCTCCCACACGTGTACAATTACGACACGTGCAGGACCACAGACTCCAGAAAGAATGACTGTAAGTTTGGCAGAGCTGGTAGTCAGAACGTTCTGATAATGGATCCCAGTTCAACAGGGACTATGCAGCGGATACAGAGTGAGAAGAGCATCCTGGACGAACCGGACTCTCCTCTAGAGGTTAGAAACTTTATTTAA
- the LOC117378014 gene encoding uncharacterized protein LOC117378014, with the protein MASLKTVVHRGQWLGLVLCLFALRSVSGQARYSVPEEQAEGSFVGNIAGDLGIDLKRLVSGNARIVSKESRQYVDLNRDKGILVVKERIDREELCEKTTPCSFSFEVILENPIQLYRVTVEVTDVNDNTPAFAKDIIQLNIVETAAQGTRFALERADDLDVNINDIQKYTLKPNDHFKLETQRQSDGSQFVEIVLETPLDREENEEHTLILVASDGGAPQRSGTARIHITVLDINDNAPVCSKQIYKAEVQENSALGTVVTTVSANDADKGINGEVTYSFAHVSKEAKQLFDVNAKTGEITVTGKLDYEKSQSHQLNIRASDHGGYSDTCKVIIQVTDVNDNSPVIQLMSFSSTISEDAPPGTTLAVINVHDDDSERNGVVECSISSDLPFKIESSLSGYYTIVTDDVLDRESVSEYNITLSVTDQGSPPLSNRKTIQVKVSDVNDNSPKFDESEYSRTIPENNSPGFSIFTVRATDADWGQNARVSYFLEEMEINGASLSSLVSVNSESGVISAAKSFDYEQIKKFNFNVTARDAGSPPLSSVVPVKLLVQDQNDNAPQVLYPVQTGGSLVAEMVPRSADVGYLVTKVVAVDVDSGQNAWLSYKLQKAADRALFEVGSQNGEIRTIRQVTDKDAVKQRLTVIVEDNGQPSRSATVIVNVAVADSFPEVLSEFTDFTHDKEYNDNLTFYLVLALAVVSFLFITCVVVIISVKIYRWRQSRILYHSNLPVIPYYPPRYSDTLGTGTLPHVYNYDTCRTTDSRKSDIKYMQPMSQSLVSVDDVGTDSAQNGHQRSSNSTLSFFIMAFGLFKRVTSLEACFVPSIQAVSSCIFLMLFLIQVDAQIRYSIPEEMRKGSLIGNVAQDLGLDIKRLRSGRARIVTGENVQYAELKTDKGTLVVNERIDREQLCGDVTPCSFTFEILLENPMELHPVTIEVLDVNDNAPSFESKQLDFEISELATIGSRFDLEAAGDSDVGENGLQNYVLTPNDNFVLKEQVKADGSKYIQMVLQNALDREKMPRLNLKLVAVDGGSPQRSGTVNINIVVLDINDNAPVFNQSIYKAIMTENSPKGTLIVTVNASDVDDAANGQVTYSFSKSKSSVADFFDINRDTGEIYVTKEIDYETDKKVEFRVEARDQGGLTDTCEVEIHIIDVNDNAPVINLMSFTSPVSEDVTVGTTIGIINVKDFDSGENGQVRCSVEGSAPVEIKSNVRNYYALVTNAPLDRESVSEFNLTIVVSDLGKPPLSVNKTLKLKLSDVNDNPPVFTRAKYSATIMENNSPGYSVINVVAKDADENQNARMSYILEECDIGGSPVSGYISVNSENGRISAARSFDYEQTKEFVCVIKAQDGGSPPLSSNVTVKILVQDQNDNAPQVLYPVQTGGSLVAEMVPRSADVGYLVTKVVAVDVDSGQNAWLSYKLQKAADRALFEVGSQNGEIRTIRQVTDKDAVKQRLTVIVEDNGQPSRSATVIVNVAVADSFPEVLSEFTDFTHDKEYNDNLTFYLVLALAVVSFLFITCVVVIISVKIYRWRQSRILYHSNLPVIPYYPPRYSDTLGTGTLPHVYNYDTCRTTDSRKSDIKYMQPMSQSLVSVDDVGTDSAQNGHQRSTNSTMSYN; encoded by the exons atGGCTTCATTGAAGACAGTCGTTCACAGAGGGCAGTGGCTCGGCCTGGTTCTTTGTCTCTTTGCGCTGAGGTCCGTGTCTGGACAGGCTCGTTACTCCGTTCCTGAGGAGCAGGCGGAGGGATCTTTCGTTGGAAATATTGCTGGAGATTTGGGAATAGATCTAAAAAGGCTGGTCTCGGGGAACGCTCGCATTGTGTCAAAAGAAAGTCGACAATATGTGGATTTAAATCGAGACAAAGGCATCCTTGTTGTTAAAGAGCGAATCGACCGAGAGGAGCTGTGTGAGAAAACAACGCCCTGCAGTTTTAGTTTTGAGGTGATTCTGGAGAATCCAATTCAGCTGTATCGAGTCACTGTGGAGGTAACAGATGTGAACGACAATACTCCAGCGTTTGCCAAAGACATAATACAATTGAATATAGTTGAAACTGCTGCACAGGGCACACGGTTTGCGTTGGAACGAGCCGATGATCTAGATGTAAATATTAATGATATTCAAAAGTACACACTAAAAcctaatgatcattttaaattgGAAACACAGCGCCAGTCTGACGGGAGTCAGTTTGTGGAGATTGTTTTGGAAACGCCTTTAGATCGAGAGGAAAATGAGGAGCACACTCTGATTTTGGTTGCTTCAGATGGAGGCGCACCTCAGAGATCAGGAACAGCACGTATTCACATCACTGTGCTGGATATAAATGATAATGCACCAGTCTGTAGTAAACAGATTTATAAAGCTGAGGTTCAGGAAAACTCTGCACTTGGCACTGTGGTCACCACCGTCAGCGCCAATGACGCAGATAAAGGGATAAATGGTGAAGTTACGTATTCATTTGCTCACGTCAGTAAAGAGGCCAAGCAGCTGTTTGATGTAAATGCCAAAACAGGTGAAATTACAGTCACAGGTAAATTAGATTATGAAAAATCACAGTCCCATCAATTAAACATCCGTGCCAGTGATCACGGAGGCTATTCAGACACATGCAAAGTTATTATCCAAGTAACTGACGTGAATGATAACTCGCCTGTTATTcagctcatgtcattttcaagcaCAATCTCTGAAGATGCTCCTCCAGGCACAACTTTAGCTGTGATTAATGTTCATGACGATGACTCCGAGAGAAACGGTGTAGTAGAATGTTCTATTAGTTCTGATTTACCTTTTAAAATTGAATCTTCCTTGTCTGGTTATTATACAATAGTCACTGATGACGTGTTAGACAGAGAGAGTGTCTCAGAATATAATATTACTCTATCAGTGACTGACCAAGGCTCCCCGCcgctttcaaacagaaaaactaTTCAGGTCAAAGTTTCAGACGTCAATGACAACTCCCCAAAGTTTGACGAATCAGAATATAGTAGAACAATACCTGAGAATAACTCACCTGGGTTTTCTATATTCACTGTACGTGCGACTGATGCAGACTGGGGTCAGAACGCGCGGGTTTCATACTTCCTGGAGGAAATGGAAATTAATGGTGCGTCTCTGTCTTCTTTGGTGTCCGTGAATTCAGAAAGTGGCGTGATTTCTGCAGCAAAATCCTTTGATTATGAGCAAATAAAGAAGTTTAACTTCAACGTAACAGCTCGTGAtgctggctctcctcctctgagctcAGTGGTGCCAGTTAAGCTCCTGGTTCAGGACCAGAACGACAATGCCCCTCAGGTGCTGTACCCAGTCCAGACTGGGGGCTCTCTGGTGGCTGAGATGGTGCCTCGTTCAGCAGATGTGGGCTATCTGGTCACTAAAGTGGTGGCTGTGGATGTGGACTCTGGACAAAATGCCTGGCTCTCCTATAAACTGCAGAAAGCCGCAGACAGGGCGCTGTTTGAAGTGGGCTCACAGAATGGAGAAATAAGAACTATCCGCCAAGTGACTGATAAAGATGCAGTCAAACAGAGACTGACTGTTATAGTGGAGGACAACGGGCAGCCCTCTCGTTCAGCTACAGTCATTGTTAACGTGGCGGTGGCGGACAGCTTTCCTGAAGTACTGTCTGAGTTCACTGACTTTACGCACGACAAGGAGTACAATGACAACCTGACTTTTTACTTAGTGCTGGCTCTGGCTGTAGTCTCCTTTCTGTTCATCACGTGTGTAGTGGTCATTATATCAGTGAAAATCTACAGATGGAGACAGTCTCGCATCCTGTATCACTCCAATCTGCCAGTGATCCCATATTATCCTCCACGTTACTCAGACACTCTGGGCACAGGGACCCTCCCACACGTGTACAATTACGACACGTGCAGGACCACAGACTCCAGAAAGAGTGACATTAAATACATGCAGCCGATGAGTCAAAGTTTGGTCAGTGTTGATGACGTCGGGACTGATTCTGCGCAGAATGGACATCAGAGATCATCGAACTCTACACTG TCTTTTTTCATCATGGCATTTGGACTATTTAAACGTGTTACATCATTAGAGGCATGTTTCGTTCCATCTATACAGGCTGTGTCGTCGTGTATTTTCTTGATGTTATTTTTGATTCAAGTCGATGCACAGATCCGCTACTCAATCccagaggagatgaggaagggCTCTCTTATTGGTAACGTCGCACAGGACTTGGGTTTGGACATAAAAAGGCTTCGTTCAGGCCGCGCTCGTATCGTGACGGGAGAAAATGTTCAGTACGCCGAGCTGAAGACAGACAAAGGGACTCTGGTGGTGAATGAGAGGATAGACAGagagcagctctgtggagacGTGACGCCCTGCAGCTTCACCTTTGAGATTTTACTGGAAAACCCGATGGAGTTACACCCCGTGACTATAGAGGTGCTGGATGTAAACGACAATGCGCCCAGTTTTGAGAGTAAACAATTGGATTTTGAAATCAGCGAATTAGCAACAATTGGATCGCGCTTTGATTTGGAGGCTGCAGGTGATTCTGATGTAGGAGAAAATGGATTGCAAAACTATGTATTGACTCCAAATgacaattttgttttgaaagagcAGGTTAAAGCCGACGGGagtaaatacattcaaatggtGCTACAGAATGCTTTAGACAGAGAGAAAATGCCGCGACTTAATCTCAAATTAGTGGCTGTTGATGGCGGAAGTCCTCAGAGATCTGgtacagtaaatataaatatagtcGTTTTAGATATAAATGACAACGCCCCTGTGTTTAATCAGAGCATTTATAAAGCTATTATGACTGAAAACTCACCAAAGGGGACTCTTATTGTCACAGTAAATGCCAGTGATGTAGATGATGCAGCAAACGGCCAGGTGACATACTCCTTTTCAAAATCTAAATCATCGGTCGCAGATTTCTTTGATATAAATCGAGACACTGGCGAAATTTATGTGACGAAAGAAATTGATTATGAAACGGACAAGAAAGTGGAGTTCAGAGTAGAGGCCAGAGACCAAGGAGGACTGACGGATACATGTGAAGTGGAAATACATATTATTGACGTAAACGACAATGCGCCTGTTATTAACTTGATGTCATTCACTAGTCCTGTGTCAGAGGACGTGACAGTGGGCACCACCATCGGTATAATTAATGTTAAAGACTTTGATTCAGGTGAGAACGGACAGGTAAGATGTTCAGTGGAAGGAAGTGCCCCTGTTGAAATCAAATCTAATGTTAGAAATTACTACGCGCTGGTAACCAATGCACCTTTAGACAGAGAGAGTGTATCAGAATTTAACCTCACAATAGTTGTCTCGGATCTGGGAAAGCCTCCACTCTCAGttaataaaacactgaaattaaaGCTTTCAGATGTGAATGATAACCCCCCAGTGTTCACACGTGCCAAATATAGCGCGACAATAATGGAGAATAACTCTCCTGGTTATTCTGTAATAAATGTAGTTGCAAAAGACGCGGATGAAAACCAGAACGCGCGTATGTCATATATTTTAGAGGAGTGTGACATCGGTGGGTCTCCTGTTTCTGGTTATATCTCTGTAAATTCAGAAAACGGACGTATTAGTGCCGCGCGCTCTTTTGACTATGAACAAACTAAAGAGTTTGTGTGCGTAATCAAAGCGCAGGACggaggctctcctcctctcagcagcAACGTGACTGTGAAAATCCTGGTTCAGGACCAGAACGACAACGCCCCTCAGGTGCTGTACCCAGTCCAGACTGGGGGCTCTCTGGTGGCTGAGATGGTGCCTCGTTCAGCAGATGTGGGCTATCTGGTCACTAAAGTGGTGGCTGTGGATGTGGACTCTGGACAGAATGCCTGGCTCTCCTATAAACTGCAGAAAGCCGCAGACAGGGCGCTGTTTGAAGTGGGCTCACAGAATGGAGAAATAAGAACTATCCGCCAAGTGACTGATAAAGATGCAGTGAAACAGAGACTGACTGTTATAGTGGAGGACAACGGGCAGCCCTCTCGTTCAGCTACAGTCATTGTTAACGTGGCGGTGGCGGACAGCTTTCCTGAAGTACTGTCTGAGTTCACTGACTTTACGCACGACAAGGAGTACAATGACAACCTGACTTTTTACTTAGTGCTGGCTCTGGCTGTAGTCTCCTTTCTGTTCATCACGTGTGTAGTGGTCATTATATCAGTGAAAATCTACAGATGGAGACAGTCTCGCATCCTGTATCACTCCAATCTGCCAGTGATCCCATATTATCCTCCACGTTACTCAGACACTCTGGGCACAGGGACCCTCCCACACGTGTACAATTATGACACGTGCAGGACCACAGACTCCAGAAAGAGTGACATTAAATACATGCAGCCGATGAGTCAAAGTTTGGTCAGTGTTGATGACGTCGGGACTGATTCTGCGCAGAATGGACATCAGAGATCAACTAACTCTACAATG tcttATAATTGA